Proteins encoded by one window of Arabidopsis thaliana chromosome 2, partial sequence:
- a CDS encoding Transketolase (Transketolase; FUNCTIONS IN: catalytic activity, transketolase activity; INVOLVED IN: response to cadmium ion; LOCATED IN: chloroplast stroma, chloroplast; EXPRESSED IN: 25 plant structures; EXPRESSED DURING: 16 growth stages; CONTAINS InterPro DOMAIN/s: Transketolase, bacterial-like (InterPro:IPR005478), Transketolase, N-terminal (InterPro:IPR005474), Transketolase, C-terminal (InterPro:IPR005476), Transketolase, C-terminal/Pyruvate-ferredoxin oxidoreductase, domain II (InterPro:IPR009014), Transketolase-like, C-terminal (InterPro:IPR015941), Transketolase-like, pyrimidine-binding domain (InterPro:IPR005475), Transketolase binding site (InterPro:IPR020826); BEST Arabidopsis thaliana protein match is: Transketolase (TAIR:AT3G60750.1); Has 19460 Blast hits to 19400 proteins in 2776 species: Archae - 200; Bacteria - 11520; Metazoa - 310; Fungi - 312; Plants - 211; Viruses - 0; Other Eukaryotes - 6907 (source: NCBI BLink).), which translates to MASTSSLALSQALLTRAISHNGSENCVSIPAFSALKSTSPRTSGTISSRRRNASTISHSLRPLVRAAAVEAIVTSSDSSLVDKSVNTIRFLAIDAVEKAKSGHPGLPMGCAPMSHILYDEVMKYNPKNPYWFNRDRFVLSAGHGCMLQYALLHLAGYDSVREEDLKSFRQWGSKTPGHPENFETPGVEATTGPLGQGIANAVGLALAEKHLAARFNKPDNEIVDHYTYSILGDGCQMEGISNEVCSLAGHWGLGKLIAFYDDNHISIDGDTDIAFTESVDKRFEALGWHVIWVKNGNNGYDEIRAAIREAKAVTDKPTLIKVTTTIGYGSPNKANSYSVHGAALGEKEVEATRNNLGWPYEPFHVPEDVKSHWSRHTPEGAALEADWNAKFAAYEKKYPEEAAELKSIISGELPVGWEKALPTYTPDSPGDATRNLSQQCLNALAKAVPGFLGGSADLASSNMTMLKAFGNFQKATPEERNLRFGVREHGMGAICNGIALHSPGFIPYCATFFVFTDYMRAAMRISALSEAGVIYVMTHDSIGLGEDGPTHQPIEHLSSFRAMPNIMMFRPADGNETAGAYKIAVTKRKTPSVLALSRQKLPQLPGTSIESVEKGGYTISDNSTGNKPDVILIGTGSELEIAAQAAEKLREQGKSVRVVSFVCWELFDEQSDAYKESVLPSDVSARVSIEAGSTFGWGKIVGGKGKSIGIDTFGASAPAGKLYKEFGITIEAMVEAAKSLI; encoded by the exons ATGgcttctacttcttctctaGCGCTCTCACAAGCTCTCCTTACACGAGCCATCTCTCACAATGGCTCTGAAAACTGCGTCTCTATACCAGCTTTCTCTGCTCTCAAATCCACTTCTCCACGCACCAGTGGCACCATCTCTTCCCGTCGACGAAACGCCTCCACGATCAGTCACTCTCTCCGCCCTCTGGTTCGTGCAGCCGCCGTAGAGGCAATCGTGACAAGTTCTGATTCGTCCCTGGTTGATAAGTCGGTGAACACGATCAGGTTTCTGGCAATAGATGCGGTTGAGAAGGCGAAATCAGGTCATCCAGGTCTTCCTATGGGCTGTGCTCCGATGTCTCACATTTTGTACGATGAAGTCATGAAGTATAACCCCAAGAATCCTTACTGGTTTAACCGTGATCGTTTCGTTCTCTCTGCTGGACATGGATGCATGTTGCAATACGCTCTGCTTCACCTTGCTGGCTACGACAGCGTTAGG GAGGAAGATTTGAAGAGCTTCCGTCAATGGGGAAGTAAGACTCCAGGACATCCTGAGAATTTTGAGACTCCTGGTGTTGAAGCCACTACTG GTCCTCTTGGACAAGGTATTGCAAATGCTGTTGGTTTAGCTCTTGCGGAGAAGCATTTGGCTGCTAGATTTAACAAACCTGACAATGAGATTGTTGACCACTACAC GTATTCGATTCTTGGAGATGGTTGTCAGATGGAAGGGATTTCAAATGAAGTTTGCTCTCTAGCTGGTCACTGGGGACTTGGAAAGCTAATCGCTTTCTACGATGACAATCACATTTCCATTGATGGAGACACAGATATTGCTTTTACCGAGAGCGTGGACAAACGCTTTGAAGCTCTTGGATGGCATGTTATCTGGGTAAAGAATGGAAACAATGGTTATGATGAGATCCGTGCTGCCATTAGGGAAGCTAAGGCTGTAACAGACAAGCCCACTTTGATTAAG GTCACTACTACAATTGGTTATGGTTCTCCCAACAAGGCAAACTCATACAGTGTCCATGGAGCTGCGCTTGGTGAGAAGGAAGTTGAGGCTACCCGAAACAATCTTGGGTGGCCATATGAGCCGTTCCATGTACCTGAGGATGTCAAAAG CCATTGGAGCCGTCACACGCCCGAAGGGGCTGCTCTTGAAGCTGATTGGAATGCCAAATTTGCAGCTTATGAGAAGAAATATCCGGAGGAAGCTGCAGAGTTGAAATCTATTATCTCAGGTGAATTGCCCGTTGGTTGGGAGAAGGCACTTCCT aCATATACACCAGACTCTCCGGGTGATGCCACCAGAAACCTGTCTCAGCAATGTCTTAACGCACTTGCGAAAGCTGTGCCTGGTTTTCTTGGTGGGAGTGCTGACCTTGCATCTTCCAACATGACAATGCTTAAAGCATTCGGCAACTTCCAAAAAGCCACACCTGAAGAAAGAAACCTTAGATTTGGTGTCAGGGAACATGGTATGGGAGCTATCTGCAACGGCATTGCCCTTCACAGCCCCGGTTTTATCCCTTACTGCGCAACTTTCTTTGTGTTTACTGACTATATGAGAGCTGCAATGAGAATCTCGGCTTTGTCTGAAGCTGGTGTTATATACGTTATGACCCATGACTCCATTGGTCTTGGAGAAGATGGACCAACCCACCAACCCATCGAACACTTATCCAGTTTCCGTGCCATGCCCAATATTATGATGTTCCGTCCAGCTGATGGGAACGAAACAGCCGGTGCATACAAAATCGCTGTCACAAAACGTAAGACACCTTCTGTCTTAGCCTTATCTAGACAAAAGCTGCCTCAACTTCCAGGAACATCTATTGAGAGCGTCGAGAAAGGTGGATACACCATTTCTGACAACTCAACCGGTAACAAACCCGATGTGATCTTGATCGGAACTGGATCAGAGCTAGAGATTGCTGCTCAAGCTGCAGAGAAGTTAAGGGAACAAGGCAAAAGTGTGAGAGTTGTTTCCTTTGTATGTTGGGAGCTTTTCGACGAGCAATCAGATGCATACAAGGAAAGTGTTTTGCCATCTGATGTATCAGCTAGAGTTAGTATCGAAGCTGGATCGACTTTTGGATGGGGAAAGATCGTCGGAGGAAAAGGGAAATCGATTGGAATTGATACGTTTGGAGCAAGTGCACCAGCAGGAAAGCTTTATAAAGAGTTTGGTATCACCATTGAAGCTATGGTTGAAGCAGCCAAGTCACTTATTTAA